A genomic region of Zalophus californianus isolate mZalCal1 chromosome 1, mZalCal1.pri.v2, whole genome shotgun sequence contains the following coding sequences:
- the LOC113918232 gene encoding uncharacterized protein LOC113918232 translates to MQRALQAEAERSCPNPAMPLGFPLPYPSPCNTPGPAAPDCPLGTEKRPRWSCLSQPEVLERWGHPDIQPANQRNPLWPTSNCPCDQVTKTLGHMETRAVVPTSQRQWHGPLVLSPGLGALARGKSRSSCPSPLPGLSTATAVHEAERPPAGAGARAPLRGRWHLQALKPREAGKGGLSCQGSFRVQGGLGILDEDPLVDSRASDYRHRHLLTQPLDLLARPPAHLQDGARTHCPACLSGPKGTQGLVTDGSLPGWFSARLPCTGSRSCAMLGTSSPGQGASGFRPFPTGGGQRTPGQVFFSECFTANAFLCHQGPLLCGHRQQRGRGSLGSMAGRARWDPLPRAPGCSRDHPDFTCFHRDSRWAGVALATSSPKCSSVCAIDKG, encoded by the coding sequence ATGCAGAGAGCActccaggcagaggcagagaggagttgCCCCAACCCTGCCATGCCCCTAGgcttccctctgccctaccccagTCCTTGTAACACTCCGGGTCCAGCAGCTCCTGACTGCCCTCtgggcacagagaaaaggccTCGCTGGTCCTGCCTTAGCCAGCCTGAGGTCCTGGAGAGGTGGGGACATCCAGACATACAGCCCGCCAACCAAAGAAACCCACTATGGCCAACAAGTAACTGTCCATGTGACCAAGTCACCAAAACTCTGGGGCACATGGAAACAAGGGCTGTGGTCCCCACGTCCCAAAGGCAGTGGCATGGTCCTCTGGTCCTGAGTCCAGGGCTAGGGGCTCTGGCAAGAGGTAAGTCCAGaagctcctgccccagccctctaCCAGGTCTGTCCACGGCCACTGCAGTGCACGAGGCTGAGAGACCaccagctggggcaggggcacGCGCTCCCCTCAGGGGCAGGTGGCACCTGCAGGCTTTAAAGCCCCGGGAGGCTGGGAAAGGTGGGCTGTCCTGCCAGGGAAGCTTCCGGGTACAAGGTGGGCTCGGGATCCTGGATGAGGACCCACTTGTGGACAGCAGGGCATCCGACTACAGACACCGACACCTCCTCACCCAGCCTCTCGACTTGCTGGCCAGGCCTCCTGCCCATCTACAAGATGGAGCCAGAACCCACTGCCCAGCCTGCCTCTCTGGACCCAAAGGAACTCAGGGGCTCGTGACAGACGGCAGCCTCCCGGGGTGGTTTTCTGCCAGGCTCCCATGCACGGGAAGCCGAAGCTGCGCCATGCTGGGAACATCCTCCCCTGGACAGGGTGCCTCGGGTTTCCGGCCTTTCCCCACAGGTGGAGGTCAGCGAACGCCAGGACAGGTTTTTTTCTCTGAATGCTTCACAGCAAATGCATTTCTCTGCCACCAGGGTCCGCTCCTGTgtggacacaggcagcaacgggGGAGAGGTAGCCTGGGGAGCATGGCCGGGAGGGCGAGGTGGGACCCTCTCCCTCGAGCACCTGGGTGTTCACGCGACCACCCTGACTTTACGTGCTTTCACCGTGACAGCCGTTGGGCAGGTGTGGCCTTGGCCACCAGCTCCCCCAAATGTTCCAGTGTATGCGCCATCGACAAGGGGTGA